acgCCGTCACTTTTGCTCATAAATTTAAGAATATTATATCGttcggaactgtaaagggtctacctgtatttgtgtgcactcacaataccagcaaaacgttgtgcttttataaaataaagacacatacacacacacacacacacacacacacacacacacacacacacacaaacaggatgcgctttctgtaGTTTCGTTTTTGAGCAGAAGCGCTTCTGATAAACTGAAACTAACCGAAAGTAAATAGCCTATTTGCCTTACTGATTTGacaaacagtgttgggaaggttactttggaagtgcaataggttacagattacaagttacttgatttaaaatgtaataagtagtgtaacttttcaattactttattaaagtaatgtaacttattacttttaattactttttgattacttttctacatttctaatattttcaactgttaatcattttgaaacatttaaaccaggcagagttaaacttacagtagcactcgacactgattactgtcaggttttcaaaatccttcatcacttgaattaagattataataagtaagggataacatacatctttattttgtgataacaactggctggatgttcATTAttccacttattacacagctgcttgatagattatttagatgtttcgtgtcaaaaaaattagacacgaaacactgatctgagctgaaatatttgaagcttccatgaagaaatcagttgctagcaaacggcaagttcaagcTAGACATTTTaaggatacagtgcagtcataccacttttcttacacaacatttcaccacataaataattaaatagtagtactagtttgttactttacattacagtgtacaaaaaaaaaaaaaaaaaaaatggcagcagctgcgtttgtatgaaacaaaagagcgagtccacgataccaggatgacaaaATTAGGAAATTGTCTACATAATactgaattaagctttaatatttcattagctaactaaacgcaaagcttccgccaagaaaaactatcaagcatatagcgctgacttaagttgccccgaatgagtctgagtTATTAGTTTTTTCCAGTTGTtatcggggaataacataccttggaatgtcatgactgaccaatcagaatcaagcattccacggAGCcgtgtaatcatttaatttaaagcacagccaccacaaatttagactttttttttttagttattttttggggctttttatgccttttattgtgataggattgtagagagatgacaggaaagaggagagcgggatcggcaaagggcCTCAAGATGGGAATCGAACTCAGGTCACCTTGAGCACAGTTGCACTATATGTCAGCAcactaaccacgaggctattggcaccaacaccccaaattcagacttaacagcacttatttactttgagatcattgtgagggtaaatacagatttgaaatcataacaagaaatagtttaatagctatgatactgggtttaaaattaaatgtttgcatagttatgacagaaaacactagcatctaacaatgccttggaaaaaacaaccttaaaaaataaagtttatgcataaacccaaataggaaataaaacagttatcaaataagcatgtgtctcattttgtgtcctaaactcctgaaatattggtgtctcattttagagcagtcaatgcaatttatgaaagaagtcagttgaatctgtaagtgggggtgggtgtgtgaaaaaattcagatgtaatcccctttgtaatcactggcatttttcaaaagtaactgtaatttaattacacattttttctcagtaactgtaactaattacagttacatttattttgtaattaaattacgtaattccgttacatgtaactagttactccccaacactgttgataaatatatctatagaaagctttaaattactACATTTAAATTACTACATTCTACCACAAcgaaataaatgaaatcaaaaacaaaaactctttcattataaaatccctaaagatgcatttctctctgaAGGCGCATATCAAATGTGGCGAGTCATCAGCTCGTCTTCTTTGCAATACTTTGTCAGAAAatactagtttattaataaattactcAAATACTTCCTTACTATTTCCCTCCGACGCACTCATGGTAATTACTGTGCACTTCAACACTGAAATCTTCCAGCTGCGTTAAAGACGCGCTCGCTACTGCTGCTTACGGGACACTAAACATCGTCCGAGCCGCTCTTGACAGTCGCGGAAGCCTAGTCTCGTGTTGTTTCCTCCAGCAcggcattttttatttcatcacTATGAGTAATGGATGTCTAAAAGATAAAGGAGAAGCCTAAGCCTAAACCAAGCCCGACGCCCGGCCCGCGTCTGAGCTACGATGAAATAAGTGAAATAAGTCGAGGCTCATCGGGCCCGGGCTGAAATGAAATGGCTTTCAACCACTGAGAGAAGCTGGTCATGCCAAATCTTTGATTTCAcaaatattgcaggtttacaatgacactagcTCATTCAAGTCCCCTAAAAAGGCTGGTCGTCCGcgtaagacaaatgcacaagaaGACAGGGTAATGCAGAAACACTcaatggggaatcggttcaacactgcagctggacttgcttgccagttcagtgctgCACAGGTTAAGGATCTGTTTAAGAAAAGCTGTACTGAAAGCACACTCTGCAGTGGCCAAGCCTCTCATCAGAAAAAAGAATCAAAACACTAAGCTAacctttgctgaggagcatgttgtgtgaAGAGAGGAGAACTAGTCCAAAGTTCACTGCAGTTCGGCAGCAAACTAAGGAAAGACTGAAGCCCAAGTGTGTAAAGAAGTCATTGAAAGGTGGAGAGGAAATGTCATGGTTTTGGGtatgttttctgcagcaggagttgATGCAAATGTTTGTCAAAACCTCCTTCAGCAATATATGATTCCTCCCCTGCAAGCATCTCccaatcagcctgcaattttcatgcaagacaatgcTCCCCGTCACATTGTGAAACTGGTGAAGCAGTTCCTTAAAGCTAAAAACACAAGTAATGAAATGGTCAGGTCAGGCCAGACACCTGATCTAAACCCAACTGAAAACCTCTGAAAAATACTTGGTGACAAAGTTATGGCTAAGAAATCCACTACAGACACCAAACTATGGAAGAGATCACACCAGTGCAGTGtgagaaactagtgatgtcctgCAGCCACAGATGTGCTGATGTCATTCAAAGCAAGGGCCTCTACACTTCCTATAaatttctgacagctgtaaccctcCAAAATGTTAGTTGTAATCTTCTTCCGTGCTACAGCGGTTACTGTTCTCTAATCTTGATCcctgtgttttccacaaaataaagattCTGTTGAAATGATCAGAGACCTACAGCTATATTCAAATTTTAAGAAAGATTGttggaatattaaaaaaataaaataaaataaaataaaaaaattatatatatatattgttctatAGGTTTTGAGCTccactgtgtgtgtgcgtgtgtatacacagtttatttaaaagttcTACATTGTGTATTGATAAAACaagatatttaattatatatgtttatttaatttttatatgcataacatttttatgcatAATCATTCTTTACATTCTGGTATCAGcatcatttaataaaacaataataacagtCAAACAGTAGTTTATAAATAGTGCATTCATAAAGCGACAGACAAAAAGCGATACAAGTAGAGCCCTTTGGGCGAAAGGTGAAAGATTCTTCACTAGAAGACAGGATATCAAAATGAGGTTTTAACACTCattagaaaataacaaaaaacgaTAATGTTTCAAGTAATTagcaaaaatacagtttcattGAAATTGCCATTACACGGCTGAGCGACCAGCAATGAATTCAGAGCAGCTACAAGTCACCTCTAAATGGAAATCACCTCTGGAAAGTTTTGTGATTAACTATAACAGTAGCGAAAtgaatttctctctctcattctctaTGTGTATATGTGGAAAGAAATGTCATCTGGCTGATTTCAGAGTGAAAACAGATGCTTTAGGCCACTGAAGGCAGACCCAAAGAGTTTATAAGTTCAAAAAGGCTGTTGTGGGAGATCTGCAAGCTAATGCTTTCATTGCAAAGAGAGGACGCTCCCTCCATTTGAGCTCTCTCATGAAGTTCACGGCAAATCAGAGGTACAATCTGTGGAGATGGAAAAGATGCGTTATAACactgaaatgcaaataaaacaactcagtgtgtttctttttttgttatgaGATATTTACTTTGACAGTAATCAGTTTTCTCTCCAGTGGTTTTCCATCCAGGAGTTTCTGTCCGAAGCACAAGTAGATGGTGTAATCCGGAGAACCCCGTCTGTTCTCTTTATAATCCATcagatctgaaaaaaaaaaaaaaaaaaaaaaaaagtcatatctGGCTCAAAATGGAAAACTGTAAGCCATGCTAAAGGGGAACAATCATGGTAACGGGGTTGAAgggtttttttattagtattttttaagcAATTTGTGAGTGAAAGGAGTTACCATTATTTTAAGCGCATTTATTGTAAGGATTAagtatagtcatttttaatggCAATTTAAGTAACAGGGTTGcatacagctttttttttttttcacatgtatTAATTCACTCATTAGGTTTTAGCTAGTTTGggaccaaattctgtttttgtagTTAGTGATAAACGtgttttcaataaattaaagaaatgtgtgtgtgtgtatatatatatatatatatatatatattcccccCAAAATAACTAACTGGGGGTAACAGGGTTGAAGGATgagcagtaaaataaaaaaaaaataaaaaagtgaaaaagttgaaaacagattttttattatcttCCTTACATGCAGTAAGAAAGCACCCAATGATGTCTCTTCCTAAATGTCACAGTTTTAGCGAATATTCTGTTTTTGTAATGTGGAAAAATCATGGTAACAGggttgcaaatgcaagttttctttttttttttgctgacaaTTTGTCATTGAAAGGAGGtgtttaacagtttttaatttttttatattatacatgtattttataatataaagttAACTCCAAAATGAATGTCAAATTGAGTAACAGGGTTGCATACAGTGCTTTACCATGAATAAATTTGTCACTCAGTTGctagctagttttttttttaagttcatgaTAGATGTTTTTCCATAAATTAAATAGAagtatttgttctttttttgcaCAGTAACTATGGTAATAGGGTTGAAAAATGCTCACAATATTAGCGAAAATTCTGATTTGTAATGGGGAACAACCATTGTAACAGGGTTGCAAATTCAACacgtattttatattttataatataaaattaacttCAAAATGAAAAACGTTCCAAATTGAGTAACAGGGTTGCATACAGTGCTTTTCCATTAATAAATCTGTCATTCAGTAGGTGTTAGCAAGCTAAGTTAGTGATTgattttctataaataaaaatatttgttcctttttcttttttgcttttttttccacagtaaCTATGGTAACAGGGATGAAGGATGCTGCAATTTGCAATTTAGATGAAAACAGGGCTGCAAATAGTAGACCCagctaaaaattgttttttgtaataaagGTAGTTAAAATTAGTTTCCAACTACATATAAATTGGATATTAATTAAGCATATTATACAGATTATTCAGCATGGCCATTTCCTTCTCATCGTTCATACCTCTTAGGTATTCATCAAAGCTGAGCAGTAGCTCTCTGGTGTTCCGATCCAGTTTTCTGGCCTCTGGGCTCTGGATCTCAGACAGGTCGCTGGTGCTGACGAACACTTTACAATCATCCTGTCGGAAACCGTAAATGCCATACTGGTCTACCTCCAGCAGCAGACCTCTTTGAATGCTGTCCAAGATGCGGTTAGTGTACTCGATCTGCTTTTGGTCAGTCAGACCCTCTGTGGATGGGAATCGGATTGGCTGTCCTCTCAGCTCAGACGGGTCGCACTGGTAGTGAAACTGAATGAATGGCGAACACAGGCGAGTTTTCAAAACTTCTGTTTTTCTGTAGCTGATGGAGATCTCCAGGTCCCAGAGAGCTGGAAGGTTCCATTGCTGTGCTAGAAGTAACATTATACAACAAAGATAGTTTTAAACATCGTTCAAAATTTAGTGAAAGGGAAAAATTGTGTGGCTACACATTTGTGTGGCTATTCGTAATTATTTAACGTTTTAGCAAATTTGTGgtgagtttatatataataataagatCTCAGTTGTGCCAGGTGACGCAATTGTCGCAATCGCATGATATACGCCTCAACTGTGAAAATTCGCATGACGCATTGTACAATTTGACATACAGTATACAGTTTGATATGTccggttgtatcagaaaatggaggaagAAAATGTTCAAGCAAGTTACACGAAAAACATTGCGGAAGTAATCTGTGCTAATAATGCGATGTGAATAT
The sequence above is drawn from the Labeo rohita strain BAU-BD-2019 chromosome 25, IGBB_LRoh.1.0, whole genome shotgun sequence genome and encodes:
- the irf7 gene encoding interferon regulatory factor 7, whose protein sequence is MAAMQGSAVCKPQFGPWLIEQVESGKYEGLRMIDNDKFRIPWKHNSRRDLGDADVKIFKAWAVVSGKINEHPNDKAKWKTNFRCALHCLKTFEMLEDHSKDPDDQHKVYRIIRPQNHQETQSVEPAQLPFIPQPYDPSNYMPDQMEQELLNQVERMEINHQHTESQQWDTGSQQIILSAPSNYYTPPPDQQPYTTAQQWNLPALWDLEISISYRKTEVLKTRLCSPFIQFHYQCDPSELRGQPIRFPSTEGLTDQKQIEYTNRILDSIQRGLLLEVDQYGIYGFRQDDCKVFVSTSDLSEIQSPEARKLDRNTRELLLSFDEYLRDLMDYKENRRGSPDYTIYLCFGQKLLDGKPLERKLITVKIVPLICRELHERAQMEGASSLCNESISLQISHNSLFELINSLGLPSVA